CACAGTTCGGCGGTCAGCGGTTCGGAGAAATGGAGGTCTGGGCGCTGGAAGCCTACGGTGCGGCCTATACGCTGCAGGAAATACTGACCGTAAAAAGCGATGACGTTCGCGGAAGGTCGCGTGCCTATGAAGCAATCGTCAAGGGCGAAAATATTCCCGAGCCCGGTCTGCCGGAATCTTTTAATGTGCTGATTCGGGAAATGCAGGGGCTCGGGTTGGACGTCCAGTTAATCAACGAAAAAGAATCGTAGGCAGTCGGCTGAAGGTGTTCTTACAGCCTTGTGACGTCAGTTTGGAGGTGTTGATTTGAAACCCCTTATCGTGGTTGAAAATCCGACCAGCGCGGCAAGCTTTAATGCCATGTACATCGGCTTGGCATCGCCGGACAAGATTTTGGAACGTTCTTACGGCGAAGTAACCAAGCCGGAGACGATCAATTACCGTTCATTTAAGCCGGAAAAGGACGGTCTTTTCTGCGAAAAGATTTTCGGCCCTGTCCGCGATTACGAGTGCCACTGCGGCAAGTACAAGCGTATCCGCTATAAAGGCATCACTTGCGACCGCTGCGGCGTAGAAGTGACGACCAAGAGTGTCCGCCGCGAGCGGATGGGGCACATTACGCTGGCCGTGCCGGTGGTTCATATTTGGTATTGGAAATCGCTGCCTTCCAAAATCGGCTATGTGCTCGGGTTGAGCATGAAAAGTCTCGAGCGGATCATTTACTATGAAAATTATGTCGTCATCAATCCGGGGCGCAGCGGTCGAGCCGAGAAGGAGCTTCTCACTGAAGAAGAGTATCTCGATCTTGTCGAGAAAATGCGCGTTGAAGAAGCGGATCTGCCGGAAGACCAGCGCTTTAAGGCGGAAATGGGCGGCGGTGCGATTCTGCAGCTTTTGAAAAAGGTCAACCTGGACGAGCTGGCCAAAGAGCTGCGTCATGCCGTGGCCAACGAGACCTCTATTCAGCGCCGCAGCGAAGCCCTCAAGCGGCTCAAAGTCGTGGAGGCTTTTCGGCGCGCCAATCTTCGTCAAGAAAACCGTCCCGAATGGATGGTGATGACCGTCATTCCGGTCATTCCGCCGGAGCTTAGGCCGCTCGTGCCCTTGGAAGGCGGGCGGTTCGCCACTTCCGACCTGAACGACCTGTATCGACGGGTCATCATCCGCAACAATCGGCTGAAAAAACTGCTGGAAATTCGCGCGCCCGAAGTCATTCTCCGCAATGAAAAGCGCATGCTGCAGGAAGCGGTAGACTCTCTGTTCGATAACGGCCGCAAAACTTCGGCAGTCCGCAGCGACGGCAATCGCGCACTCAAGAGCCTCTCCGACATGCTGCGCGGCAAGCAGGGACGGTTCCGCCAAAACCTGCTCGGAAAACGTATCGACTACTCCGGTCGTTCGGTTATCGTGGTGGGGCCGGAGTTAAAGCTCCACCAGGCGGGACTTCCCAAAGAGATGGCCCTGGAGTTGTTCAAACCATTCGTCATCCGCAAGCTGGTCGAGCGCGGATTGGCCAAGACCGTCAAGAGCGCCAAAAAGCAGGTGGAGCGCGCAGGATCCGAGGTGTGGGACATCCTGGAAGAGATCATCGACGATCATCCGATCATGCTCAACCGCGCGCCGACGCTGCACCGTTTGGGCATCCAGGCGTTCCAGCCGGTATTGGTCGAAGGCAAAGCCATTCATCTGCATCCCCTGGTCTGCGCCGCATTCAACGCCGACTTTGACGGGGACCAGATGGCCGTGCATGTGCCGCTTTCATTTTATGCGCAGATCGAAACCAAGCTGCTCATGCTGTCGAGTCACAATTTGCTCTCGCCCGCGCACGGCAGACCTTTGGCCATTCCCAGCCAGGACATCGTTCTTGGGCTTTACTATCTCACGAAAAAGCGCAGCGGTGAGCCTGGAGAGAACAAAATATTCTCTTCCATGGAGGAAGTCCTGGTCGCCTATCATGAGGGCGTCATCGGACTTCATGCCGCCATTAAGGTACGCTATGACGGCACGTTAATCGATACCACGGTCGGGCGCGTCATTCTCAACGATATTCTGCCCAAAGAACTGCATTTTGTCAACACGCTGCTGACCAAAAAAGGCATCGAGGAGCTGGTGGCGCAAGCCTACAACAAACTCGGCAACGCGCGCACTGCGCAGCTTTTGGACGATCTCAAGGAGCTGGGCTTTTATTACGCCATGAAATCCGGCGCCAGCATCGGCATCTACGACGTCATCGTGCCGGAGGGCAAGCAGCAGCTGATCGAGAACGCCTACAAGGCAGTCGACACGATACAAAAGCGCTATGAGCGCGGTATCATCACCGACGGCGAACGGTACAACCAAATCATCGACATCTGGACACACACGACCAGCAACGTCGCGGAAAAGATGTTCGAAACGTTGGCCAAGGATCGTCAAGGCTTTAACCCGATTTTCATGATGGCTGACTCGGGCGCCCGCGGTTCCAAAGAGCAAATCCGACAGCTTGCGGGCATGCGCGGACTGATGGCCAAGCCGCAGAAAAAGATGACGGGCTCCATGGGCGAAATCATCGAAAGCCCCATCACCGCCAATTTCCGCGAAGGCCTAAGCATGCTCGAGTATTTTATCTCGACGCATGGCGCGCGTAAAGGTCTTGCCGATACGGCTCTAAAGACTGCAGACGCGGGTTACCTGACGCGGCGTCTCGTCGATGTGGCCCAGGATGTCATCGTTACCGAGCATGACTGTGGTACGATCTTGGGTCTGCGCGTCGGCGACCTGAAAGAGGGCGAGGACGTCATCGAATCCATTCGCGACCGCATCGTCGGACGCGTGGCGGCGGAAGAGGTCTTTCACCCCGATACCGGCGACATCATCGTCGAATCGGGGCAAATGATTACTGAAGAGATTGCCGATGCCATTGTCGAAGCAGGCATAGACAATGTGATGATTCGGTCGGTGCTCACCTGTGAGTCGCAGCGCGGCGTTTGCGCGCTCTGCTACGGCCGCAACCTGGCTACCGGAAAGCTGGTGAACATCGGCGAAGCGGTGGGCGTTATGGCCGCGCAATCGATCGGCGAGCCGGGCACGCAGCTGACTCTGCGAACCTTCCACATCGGCGGTACGGCTTCGCGCATCGCGGCGCAGTCCCAAGTGGTGGCAAAGCAGGACGGCATTGTGCATTGGGATAATCTCAAGTATGCCGAACGGGAAGACGGCGAAATCATCTCTCTTGGCAGAAACGGCCGGATTCGCGTCGTCGACGACGATGACCGGGTTATCGAGCGTTTCTCGGTACCCTATGCCGCCACCGTGCTGGTTAAGGACGGCGAGAGGGTGACCAAGGGCAAGGTGATCTTTAAATGGGATCCCTATTCGGCAACGATTCTCTCGACGCACAGCGGTAAGGCCAAGTTCATCGACATCATCGAAGGCATTACGGTACGCGAAGAACTCGACGAAACGACCGGCATGAAGCAGCGTCAGATCATCGAGGCGCGCAGCAAGAATCTGAACCCGATGGTCGCCATACTCGACGAAAACGGCGAGCAGGTGGCAAGCTTTGTGTTGCCGGTCGGCTCTTTCCTGCAGATTCATGACGGCGACGAGATCAAGGCCGGCGATTCGCTGGTCAAGATTCCGCGCGAGATCGCCAAAACGCGCGACATCACCGGCGGTCTGCCGAGAGTGGCGGAATTGTTCGAGGCGCGTCGTCCCAAAGATCCGGCCGTTGTCAGCGAAATCGACGGTATCGTTCGGTTCGGAGAGCTCAAGCGCGGCATTCGCAAGCTGATCATCACCTCCGAAGACGGCCACGAAGAGAAGCAGTACCTTATACCCTATGGTAAGCACATCCTCGTGCATGACGGAGATTTTGTGCACGCCGGTGAAAAGCTTTCCGAGGGCTCTATTGCGCCGCACGACATTTTGGCCATCATGGGCGCCAATAAGGTACAGGAATATCTCGTAAACGAAATTCAAGAAGTTTACCGACTGCAGGGTGTGCGCATCAACGACAAGCATATTGAAGTGATCGTACGCCAGATGCTGCAAAAGGTAAAGATCGAGGATCCCGGTGACACCATGTATTTGGTCGGCGACCAGGTCGATCGGCTCAAATTCCTGAAGGAAAACGAGGAAATTCGGCGCTATGTGGTCATTACCGATCCCGGAGATTCAAAATATCAACAAGATGAGCTGGTATTAGCGGAGGAATTCCGCAAAACGGTCGCCGCTCTGGAAGAAAAAGGCAAGCGGCCTCCGCAATCCAGGCCCGCACAACCGGCAACCTTTCAGCCGCTGCTTCTGGGCATCACAAAGGCGTCTTTAACGACGGAGAGCTTTTTGTCCGCAGCATCTTTCCAGGAAACGACGCGCGTTCTGACCGATGCGGCCGTGGCCGGTAAGATCGACTATTTGCGCGGATTGAAGGAAAACGTCATCATGGGACACATGATTCCGGCAGGCACGGGCGTGCGCAAATTCAACAACCTGCGCGTCAGCGGTCCCGACTTGTACGATGAAGAGGATTTTAAAGGCGCCATCATCACCAGTTCGTCTGATGAAGACGAGGAATTTGAAAATTTGAACGATGAATGATAAAAATAGCTTGCATTTAAATCTGGATGTTTTTAAATTATACGGCTTTACAAACGACGAGGAGGATACGTGCCCACTCTTAATCAACTTGTAAGACTCGGGCGAAAGAGAGTAGCGAAAAAAGGAACGGCGCCGGCTCTGCAGGGTTCACCGCAAAAGCGCGGCGTATGTACCCGCGTTTATACAACGACTCCCAAAAAACCCAATTCGGCCTTGCGCAAAGTCGCGCGCGTTCGATTGAGTAACGGGATCGAAGTAACCGCCTATATTCCGGGAGAAGGGCATAATCTGCAGGAGCACTCGATCGTTTTGATCCGCGGCGGACGCGTAAAGGATCTGCCGGGTGTTCGATATCACATTATCCGCGGTGTTTTGGACACCAGCGGAGTTCAGGATCGTAAGCAAGGCCGTTCCAAATACGGCACAAAGTTGAAAAAATAGTTGATTGAAAGCTTGAAAACCTACTATGCCGAGAAGAAAAAGACCAACAAAACGTCAAGTTTTGCCCGATCCGAAATTTAACAGCGTGCTGGTTACCAAGTTTATCAACGGCCTGTTACGAGACGGGAAGCGGAGTGTAGCTGAGCAGATTTTTTATAAAGCAATTGATATTTGCAGTCAAAAGACCAATGCGCAGGGAATAGAGATCTTTCAAAAGGCGATCGAAAACGTCAAGCCCTATTTGGAAGTCCGTTCCCGCCGCGTCGGAGGTGCGACTTATCAAGTTCCGGTCGAGATTCGTGCGGATCGACAGCAAGCTCTGGCCATTCGATGGATCATCCAGTTTGCCAGAGCGCGATCGGAAAAAACCATGGCTGAAAAACTGGCCGGCGAACTCATCGCCGCCTCTAAAAACGAAGGTTCTTCCATAAAGAAACGGGAAGATACGCACAAGATGGCCGAAGCCAACAAGGCTTTCGCCCACTTTAAATGGTGATCATTCCCGCCGGTCTTGCAGTCCAACTCCAATCCAATTAACGCCGGAGGCGGGATTGGAAAGTAGTTGTAAGACTCTGGCGCTCTGAAGCGACTGAAAAAGACCACCGATGGGATTTCGTCGCGCGGCGTCATGTGTCTTGAACTGCGCGGCGGCTCAGATTGGTGGTTTTTTTATGCAGAAACGGTCGCTGGAAAAAATTCGCAACATCGGCATCATGGCGCACATCGATGCCGGCAAGACCACGACCACCGAGCGGATTCTCTATTACACCGGTAAGGTTCACAAGATCGGCGAGGTGGACGAGGGTTCGGCGACCATGGATTGGATGCAGCAGGAAAAGGAGCGCGGCATCACCATAACCTCCGCCTCTATTTCCTGTGAATGGAAAGGTCATCAGATCAATATCATCGATACTCCCGGTCATGTCGATTTTACCGTGGAGGTCGAGCGTTCTTTGAGAGTTTTGGACGGAGCGGTTGCGATCTTTTGCGCCGTAGGCGGAGTTGAGCCGCAGTCGGAAACCGTCTGGATGCAGGCCAACAAGTACCATGTGCCGCGGATCGCCTTTGTCAACAAAATGGATCGTCTGGGCGCTGATTTCTTTAATGTCATCGAAATGATGAAAGAAAAGCTCCAGACTCGGCCGCTGATCGTCGAATTGCCCGTCGGCTCCGGCGACAATTTCAGCGGCATCATCGATCTGATCGGCATGAAAAAGATCGTCTACGATGATGACACGCTCGGCGCAGTGTGGCACGAAATGGAGATTCCCGAAGATTATCGTGAAGCGGCCGAACGTTACCGTCATGAGCTGCTCGAGTCGCTTTGCGATTTTGATGACGAGCTCTTTGAAAAATATCTGAGCGGCGAGGCGATCGACAGTGCGTTGATCAATCGCGCCATCCGCAAGGCGACGCTTTCCTTCAAAGGCGTGCCGGTATTATGCGGAGCCGCCGTGCGCAACAAGGGCGTACAAAAGCTCCTCGATGCGGTCGTTGACTATCTGCCGAGCCCGTTGGACATTCCGCCGGTCGAAGGCGAAAATCCCTACACGGGAAAAATTGAAAAGCGTCATGCCTCGATCGATGAGCCGTTTACGGCGCTGGCGTTCAAGGTGCAATCGGATCCTTACGTCGGGCGGCTGACTTATTGCCGGGTCTACTCGGGCAGCATCGAAGCGGGAATGACGGCGCTCAACACAACGACCAACAAAAAAGAGCGCCTGGCGCGTCTGCTTTTAATGGCCGCAAATAAACAGCAGGACATTCCGCGGGCTACGGCGGGCGACATCATCGCCGTCATCGGCCTTCGAGATACCAAAACCGGCCATACGCTGTGCGACCCGAAGCATCCGATCGTCCTCGAAGAAGTTACTTTTCCGGTACCCGTGATCTTTGTCGGCATCGAACCGAAATCAAAAGCCGATGAAGAAAAGCTGGTCAATGCGCTGAATATGCTTGCC
Above is a genomic segment from candidate division KSB1 bacterium containing:
- the fusA gene encoding elongation factor G; its protein translation is MQKRSLEKIRNIGIMAHIDAGKTTTTERILYYTGKVHKIGEVDEGSATMDWMQQEKERGITITSASISCEWKGHQINIIDTPGHVDFTVEVERSLRVLDGAVAIFCAVGGVEPQSETVWMQANKYHVPRIAFVNKMDRLGADFFNVIEMMKEKLQTRPLIVELPVGSGDNFSGIIDLIGMKKIVYDDDTLGAVWHEMEIPEDYREAAERYRHELLESLCDFDDELFEKYLSGEAIDSALINRAIRKATLSFKGVPVLCGAAVRNKGVQKLLDAVVDYLPSPLDIPPVEGENPYTGKIEKRHASIDEPFTALAFKVQSDPYVGRLTYCRVYSGSIEAGMTALNTTTNKKERLARLLLMAANKQQDIPRATAGDIIAVIGLRDTKTGHTLCDPKHPIVLEEVTFPVPVIFVGIEPKSKADEEKLVNALNMLADEDPTFQFSVDQETGQMLISGMGELHLEIIVDRLIREFKVAANVGKPMVAYRETITRKVRSEAVFERQAAGKGQFARIVVDIEPSEPGRYFEFVNELPPGMIPREFIKPIADGLRDAMSSGSIAGYPIIDIKATLVDAAYDEALSSELAFKAAASMALQDAVRKAAPVLMEPVMQLEVITPEDYTGAILSDLAGRRAKIENYSSRGGRQVISAKVPLAEMFGYATALRNMSQGRAIFTMQFSNYEVIAADVAKKLLEKMGLVV
- the rpoC gene encoding DNA-directed RNA polymerase subunit beta', with protein sequence MYIGLASPDKILERSYGEVTKPETINYRSFKPEKDGLFCEKIFGPVRDYECHCGKYKRIRYKGITCDRCGVEVTTKSVRRERMGHITLAVPVVHIWYWKSLPSKIGYVLGLSMKSLERIIYYENYVVINPGRSGRAEKELLTEEEYLDLVEKMRVEEADLPEDQRFKAEMGGGAILQLLKKVNLDELAKELRHAVANETSIQRRSEALKRLKVVEAFRRANLRQENRPEWMVMTVIPVIPPELRPLVPLEGGRFATSDLNDLYRRVIIRNNRLKKLLEIRAPEVILRNEKRMLQEAVDSLFDNGRKTSAVRSDGNRALKSLSDMLRGKQGRFRQNLLGKRIDYSGRSVIVVGPELKLHQAGLPKEMALELFKPFVIRKLVERGLAKTVKSAKKQVERAGSEVWDILEEIIDDHPIMLNRAPTLHRLGIQAFQPVLVEGKAIHLHPLVCAAFNADFDGDQMAVHVPLSFYAQIETKLLMLSSHNLLSPAHGRPLAIPSQDIVLGLYYLTKKRSGEPGENKIFSSMEEVLVAYHEGVIGLHAAIKVRYDGTLIDTTVGRVILNDILPKELHFVNTLLTKKGIEELVAQAYNKLGNARTAQLLDDLKELGFYYAMKSGASIGIYDVIVPEGKQQLIENAYKAVDTIQKRYERGIITDGERYNQIIDIWTHTTSNVAEKMFETLAKDRQGFNPIFMMADSGARGSKEQIRQLAGMRGLMAKPQKKMTGSMGEIIESPITANFREGLSMLEYFISTHGARKGLADTALKTADAGYLTRRLVDVAQDVIVTEHDCGTILGLRVGDLKEGEDVIESIRDRIVGRVAAEEVFHPDTGDIIVESGQMITEEIADAIVEAGIDNVMIRSVLTCESQRGVCALCYGRNLATGKLVNIGEAVGVMAAQSIGEPGTQLTLRTFHIGGTASRIAAQSQVVAKQDGIVHWDNLKYAEREDGEIISLGRNGRIRVVDDDDRVIERFSVPYAATVLVKDGERVTKGKVIFKWDPYSATILSTHSGKAKFIDIIEGITVREELDETTGMKQRQIIEARSKNLNPMVAILDENGEQVASFVLPVGSFLQIHDGDEIKAGDSLVKIPREIAKTRDITGGLPRVAELFEARRPKDPAVVSEIDGIVRFGELKRGIRKLIITSEDGHEEKQYLIPYGKHILVHDGDFVHAGEKLSEGSIAPHDILAIMGANKVQEYLVNEIQEVYRLQGVRINDKHIEVIVRQMLQKVKIEDPGDTMYLVGDQVDRLKFLKENEEIRRYVVITDPGDSKYQQDELVLAEEFRKTVAALEEKGKRPPQSRPAQPATFQPLLLGITKASLTTESFLSAASFQETTRVLTDAAVAGKIDYLRGLKENVIMGHMIPAGTGVRKFNNLRVSGPDLYDEEDFKGAIITSSSDEDEEFENLNDE
- the rpsL gene encoding 30S ribosomal protein S12; translated protein: MPTLNQLVRLGRKRVAKKGTAPALQGSPQKRGVCTRVYTTTPKKPNSALRKVARVRLSNGIEVTAYIPGEGHNLQEHSIVLIRGGRVKDLPGVRYHIIRGVLDTSGVQDRKQGRSKYGTKLKK
- the rpsG gene encoding 30S ribosomal protein S7, which codes for MPRRKRPTKRQVLPDPKFNSVLVTKFINGLLRDGKRSVAEQIFYKAIDICSQKTNAQGIEIFQKAIENVKPYLEVRSRRVGGATYQVPVEIRADRQQALAIRWIIQFARARSEKTMAEKLAGELIAASKNEGSSIKKREDTHKMAEANKAFAHFKW